A single genomic interval of Agrobacterium larrymoorei harbors:
- the tssI gene encoding type VI secretion system tip protein TssI/VgrG: protein MTDQPSSSDFIQASRVLKVKSPLGEDQLLPERMVFNEGVSQLFEIRLSVRAKKEAVKPEELIGRLVDVSVEVSQGDGEEGSGVRRPFNGLVTELHEGPPITRGLRSYAITIRPQMWLLSRRSDCRIWMDKTTVDIAETLFSEHGIPAPDTSGIITPPPAQHYSVQFNEPDLDYLLRRLEEDGLFYWFSHEDGSHKLHIADTANGWLGPMPAAEGESRVRLAQGSSDRNHINDWARRFSYVPGQRAGADWNFETPSMVPGSMTPSLVQMPDATKRELYEYPSRIKTVAEAERAQKLRTQATEADHDRVFGASTSRILEAGRRFTPYEVAHPEHEYEEHVIIRASHTIVDRSYETNSNEPEYRNQFEAVPSRVPLTPHRTTKRPRIEGTQVAIVAGPEGEEIHPDQYGRVKLWFPWDRKAKKDGTDTCWVRVSQAWGGGTWGAQVIPRIGMEVMVAFVDGDPDKPLVIGVVPNPANSVPYDLPANKTRMAIRSNTHKGQGHNELTFEDEKGQENLFLHAQKDQTVKVLNNQTSRVDANALHSIGANQSLEVGANMSHQVGGGLNMVVGGVGGAVNTIAGGLLAGLSGTSAGMLQHAMSLASAVAEDSPSSENKSLTAAQAAGGDATAGSDSEAASLLSQAAGYMGAMASGALGTVASSIDTVRAGVNDAAVSELRTDAGDAMRSSGAGLGSQVASMIGQGIFNTLVSRMQNTSVGMAQTEQVGVAKVVTVGQVYNQTVGHTKNISIGKELFIGVGGGKDADGNDIPPKSILIMKDDGTILLKGVKIYIEGESHVQVTSAMIDHN, encoded by the coding sequence ATGACCGACCAGCCCTCATCGTCTGACTTCATCCAGGCGAGCCGCGTTCTCAAGGTCAAGTCGCCTTTGGGCGAAGACCAGCTTCTGCCGGAACGCATGGTCTTCAATGAGGGCGTCTCACAACTCTTCGAAATCCGCCTCAGCGTCCGCGCCAAGAAGGAAGCGGTCAAGCCGGAAGAGCTTATCGGGCGACTGGTCGATGTTTCGGTGGAAGTCAGTCAGGGCGATGGCGAAGAGGGCAGTGGCGTGCGCCGTCCATTCAACGGCCTGGTCACGGAACTGCATGAGGGGCCACCAATCACTCGCGGCCTGCGCTCCTACGCCATAACCATCCGCCCGCAGATGTGGCTGCTATCGCGTCGCTCCGACTGCCGCATCTGGATGGACAAGACGACGGTCGATATCGCCGAGACGCTGTTTTCCGAACACGGCATTCCAGCCCCCGATACGTCGGGCATCATCACCCCTCCGCCTGCTCAACACTACAGCGTTCAGTTTAATGAGCCGGACCTCGATTATCTTCTGCGTCGGCTGGAAGAGGATGGGTTGTTCTACTGGTTCAGCCATGAGGATGGCTCTCACAAGCTGCACATCGCTGATACCGCCAATGGCTGGCTTGGACCAATGCCCGCTGCGGAAGGCGAAAGCAGGGTGAGACTGGCGCAGGGCTCATCGGATCGCAACCACATCAATGACTGGGCACGTCGCTTCTCCTACGTGCCGGGCCAGCGCGCTGGTGCCGACTGGAACTTCGAGACGCCCTCCATGGTGCCGGGCTCAATGACGCCATCACTGGTACAGATGCCGGATGCGACCAAGCGCGAGCTTTACGAATATCCCTCCCGCATCAAGACCGTGGCCGAAGCAGAACGGGCGCAAAAGCTCAGAACACAAGCCACCGAAGCCGATCATGACCGCGTCTTCGGCGCATCGACGTCACGCATTCTCGAAGCCGGTCGCCGCTTCACCCCATACGAGGTGGCGCATCCAGAGCATGAATATGAAGAGCATGTGATCATCAGGGCAAGCCATACTATCGTTGATCGCTCCTACGAGACCAACAGCAACGAACCGGAATACCGCAATCAGTTCGAGGCGGTCCCCTCACGTGTGCCGCTGACCCCGCATCGAACCACCAAGCGTCCACGCATCGAAGGCACTCAGGTTGCCATCGTTGCAGGGCCGGAAGGCGAAGAAATCCACCCGGATCAATATGGCCGCGTCAAGCTGTGGTTCCCATGGGATCGCAAGGCCAAGAAGGATGGTACCGATACTTGCTGGGTGCGGGTCAGTCAGGCATGGGGCGGAGGTACATGGGGTGCGCAGGTGATCCCACGTATCGGCATGGAGGTGATGGTTGCATTCGTCGACGGTGATCCCGACAAGCCGCTCGTTATAGGGGTTGTACCGAACCCAGCAAACTCGGTTCCTTACGATCTGCCTGCCAACAAGACGCGTATGGCGATCCGCTCCAACACCCACAAGGGACAGGGACATAACGAACTTACCTTTGAAGACGAAAAAGGACAGGAAAATCTCTTCCTTCACGCTCAAAAGGATCAGACGGTCAAAGTCCTGAACAATCAGACCAGTCGTGTCGATGCGAATGCCTTACATTCCATCGGCGCCAACCAATCGCTTGAGGTTGGTGCGAACATGAGCCACCAGGTAGGAGGTGGTCTCAATATGGTTGTGGGCGGCGTCGGCGGAGCGGTGAATACGATCGCTGGTGGTTTGCTCGCTGGACTGTCAGGCACCAGCGCGGGAATGCTGCAACATGCCATGTCGCTAGCTTCTGCAGTTGCTGAAGACAGCCCATCGTCTGAAAACAAGAGCCTTACTGCGGCGCAGGCAGCAGGCGGTGACGCTACCGCAGGGTCGGATAGCGAAGCAGCTAGCCTCCTCTCACAGGCTGCCGGCTATATGGGTGCAATGGCTTCAGGCGCTTTGGGTACAGTTGCGTCGTCTATCGATACGGTTCGGGCGGGCGTGAACGATGCGGCTGTCAGCGAACTTCGAACGGATGCGGGCGATGCCATGCGCTCGTCGGGTGCAGGCCTTGGATCGCAAGTCGCCTCGATGATTGGACAAGGTATCTTCAACACGCTCGTCAGCCGCATGCAGAATACAAGCGTGGGCATGGCGCAAACAGAGCAGGTCGGCGTTGCGAAGGTCGTGACAGTGGGGCAGGTTTACAATCAGACCGTCGGCCACACGAAAAATATCTCGATCGGCAAGGAGCTCTTCATCGGCGTGGGCGGCGGCAAGGATGCCGATGGCAATGACATTCCTCCAAAATCCATCCTGATCATGAAGGACGACGGCACGATCCTATTGAAGGGCGTGAAGATTTACATCGAAGGAGAGAGCCACGTGCAGGTCACCTCTGCCATGATCGACCATAATTGA